The following coding sequences are from one uncultured Devosia sp. window:
- a CDS encoding ABC transporter ATP-binding protein, which translates to MTAISLRAIGKTFGDSAAVSSVSLDLPAGSFTALLGPSGCGKTTLLRLIAGFEQPTSGAVAFDGVVMGDASRLVPPEKRQLGIVFQSYALWPHMDVAANVAYPLKGKGLNRAEIESRVAAALAMVSLTGFGARSVDALSGGQRQRVALARCLVTGTKIILLDEPLANLDVHLRASMLDVFADIHQRTGATIVFVTHDQSEALALADRVVVLDAGAVQQVGTPQQIYAEPANGMVAGFVGRGAMLSATVTQGLALVDGVALPVRGACNGPCRVLIRPQAIRLADTGLAATVTRRRYAGAYYETTLTLNSGEQLHADLNQPLDPGTTVHFAITDAWAISG; encoded by the coding sequence ATGACCGCCATTTCCCTCCGCGCCATCGGCAAGACGTTCGGCGACAGCGCCGCCGTCAGCTCTGTCAGCCTCGATCTTCCCGCCGGCTCCTTCACCGCGCTGCTTGGCCCCTCCGGCTGTGGCAAGACCACGCTGCTGCGCCTCATTGCCGGCTTCGAACAGCCGACATCGGGCGCCGTGGCCTTCGATGGCGTGGTCATGGGCGATGCAAGCCGTCTCGTGCCGCCGGAAAAGCGCCAGCTGGGCATCGTGTTCCAGTCCTATGCGCTCTGGCCGCATATGGATGTCGCCGCCAATGTCGCCTATCCGCTCAAGGGCAAAGGCCTCAATCGCGCCGAGATCGAGAGCCGCGTCGCTGCGGCGCTGGCCATGGTGTCGCTGACCGGCTTTGGCGCCCGCAGCGTCGATGCCCTGTCCGGCGGCCAGCGCCAGCGCGTGGCGCTCGCCCGGTGCCTCGTCACCGGCACCAAGATCATCCTGCTCGACGAGCCCCTGGCCAATCTCGACGTCCACCTGCGCGCATCCATGCTCGACGTCTTTGCCGACATTCACCAGCGCACCGGCGCGACGATTGTCTTTGTCACCCATGACCAGTCTGAGGCCCTGGCGCTGGCCGACCGCGTCGTCGTGCTCGATGCCGGAGCGGTGCAGCAGGTGGGCACGCCGCAGCAAATCTATGCCGAACCGGCCAATGGCATGGTCGCCGGTTTCGTCGGGCGTGGCGCCATGCTCAGCGCGACGGTCACGCAGGGCCTTGCCCTCGTCGATGGTGTCGCCCTCCCGGTGCGCGGCGCCTGCAATGGCCCCTGCCGCGTGCTGATCCGCCCCCAGGCCATCCGCCTCGCCGACACGGGCTTGGCCGCCACGGTCACCCGCCGTCGCTATGCCGGCGCCTATTACGAAACGACGCTGACCCTCAACTCAGGCGAACAGCTTCACGCCGATCTGAACCAACCGCTCGACCCCGGCACAACGGTGCATTTCGCCATCACCGACGCCTGGGCGATATCGGGCTAG